In the Candidatus Chlamydia sanziniae genome, TAGCTTCTAAATTAATTTGTACAAGAGTTTCTTCTACACCACTCTCTATTTGAGTGCTTCTTCCAGAATTGACATCAATAGTATACATCGCTTCTGTTTTATCAAAAAATAAATACCCCCCACTGGAAAGCCAAATTTTTCTTTTAGTTGCCTTATCAATCTCTTTTTCTATGTTAAAACGTTCAAACATAGGAATCGAATCACGGTAATATTCAATTTTTACCGAAGTGTCAGGGGCATATTTTTTTAACATACGCTTGCATTTCTGATAAGTCGCATAGTCATCTATCAACAAACGTTTGTAATTTTTATCAATACAAGTAATTACAGCCTTTTTTAAAATATCAGTCTCCGCATAAAGCAAACAAGGTTGATCCGTGGAATAGAATTTTTCTAAAATACTTTTCCAAGTAAGCAGTAAGTCGTGAGCTTCATTAATTAAAGCATCCGTAGAAGCTAATGTACTCGCTGTGCGACAAATCAACCCCATGTCTTGAGGCATTTCAAAAGAACGAATCAGCTGTTTCAATTGCTCTCGCATGGAGGGATCCTCAATTTTTCGAGAGACACCGCGATGAGGAGAATTAGGCAAAAGAACTAAGTAACGCCCAGGAATAGAAATATTTGATGTTAAACGAGCTCCTTTATTCCCAATCGGTTCTTTAACTACCTGCACTAGAACTGGGCTATCTAGTTTTAGGAGCTCTTCAATAGGCGCTGTTTCTTGATGAATTTCGTCGATCGGTATATCAAAATCCATATCAAACATTTGCTCAAATTTCTTAGAGTTTTCTAAAATATCTGAAATATGAATAAATCCATTTTCTCTTTCATCAATGTTAATAAATGCAGACTGAATATTTCTTAAAATATTTGTAACACGACCACGATAAATATTACCTTTAAGCTGACGAATTTTCTTTCGTTCAATAATGAGATCAAAAAGCTGACCGTTTTTTAAATGGGCGTAACGAATTTCTTTAGATTCTATGTTTAATAAAATGTCATTTTCCATGGTCTTCCTTATGCCAGTACCGTATCCGCAAACTGTTTTGTTTTGATAGGGAAGGCGGGTCTTTAGGAGTTTAAATTTTTACTACTCGCAAGATAAGTTACGTTAATGATTATAAAAAAAATAGGTAAAAAATTCTACAGAAATGGTTTATTGATTTCTTTTAAAAAGAAAAAGGTTATTTTAGTTTGATTTCTCAACTAGATTTAAAAATAGGTCTTTGTTTTCTATAATCCTCATCTTTGCTAAGCTATTTTTCTAATCCAAAATAAGCTTTCACTCTAAGTGAGAAAGTTTTTAAATGAAAATATTTGGATGTAATTTAAAATTAAATATTTGTTGTATCTAAAATGCCTAAGTATGAGCATTTACCATTAGGAACAAAGCCCTATAGGTATGAAATTGTAAATTACGGATTTGACAGCAGTTTCTTTTCAAAAATAAAATTTTGGAATGTACTGAAGCGGCATGTCTAGAAAAAACGAATGACTCATAATTTAACAAAAGAGCGCTCTTTTTGAGCATTTATACAAGGTGAAAACATGGCAGTACCACGCAATCGACATAGTAATGCAAGAAAAAATATTCGCAGAAATCATCATGCAAAAAAAACTCGTAATGGAGCTATATGTAACAATTGCAAACAGATGTTTCTTCCTCACACTGTATGTGCTTCTTGTGGCTTTTATAATGGCAAAGTCGTTATGACTATGGAAAGAAATTAAACATAATTTAAGTAATCTAAATTATTATGAAAGTGCGCATTGGCTTAGATCTAATGGGTGGAGATCATTCTCCTCTTGTTGTTTGGGAGGTGCTAGTTGATGTGCTTAGATCTCAGGCTCCTAATCAGGAGTTAGTTTTTACTGCGTTTGCTTCTCAAGATGTCCAAGAAGAGATAGCAGAGAGATTCCCAATGAATGAGTTCCCAAAAATTGTAGCTGCAAGTAGTTTTGTTTCTATGGAAGACTCTCCTTTGGCAGCAATTCGCAAGAAGTCTTCCTCAATGGCTTTAGGTTTGGATTACCTACAAATGGATGAAATTGATGCCTTTATTTCTACTGGAAATACAGGAGCATTGATTACTTTAGCTCGAGCTAAAATTCCTCTCTTCCCCACAATACTGCGTCCTGCCCTTCTCGTGAGTGTCCCCACAATGGTAGGTGAGGTAGTAATTTTAGATGTGGGAGCAAATATTTCTGTAAAACCCGAAGAAATGATTGATTTTGCTCGTATGGGCATAGCCTATAGGCATTGTCTCGGTAGAACAGGACAGATTACAATTGGATTGCTTAATATTGGTTCAGAAGAGCGTAAAGGTACAGAAGCTCATCGTCAAATCTTCCATATGCTACGTGAAACTTTTGGAGACGCTTTTTTAGGTAATATAGAAAGTAGCTCTGTATTTAGAGGTCATGCAGATGTAATAGTTACGGATGGCTTTACAGGAAATATTTTTCTTAAAACAGTAGAAGGTGTTTTTGATTTTTTGCGTCATATTTTAGGAGACAAAATTGAAACCGACATTCAACATCAATTAGATTATACTTTTTACCCAGGATCTATGGTGTGTGGACTTTCTAAACTCGTAATTAAATGTCATGGTAAAGCCTGTGGACAATCTTTATTTCATGGAATTTTAGGATCTATAGATCTTGCTCAGGCACGTGTATGTAAAGGTATTTTTGCTAACTTAACATAATAAATGTCTCTAATTGTTATGTAGCCTTTTCTTTATTGACTGGATCTTGTTAATGGTGATACATTTTTTGCACAATTAAAATTATAAACACCTTTTGGGTTTAGGTTGACAATGGTTGCGAAAAAAATAGTACGATTTCATAAGTCCTCATTTTCTTATTCTGTAGTTGTGGCGATATTAGCATCAGCAGGTATAGCTGTTCATGGATATCGTGCCTGTGGTTCTGAAACAAGTTTAGACTTACTTGTCGAACATCCTTCGCTTTCGTCTGAAGAGCCATCCTTAGTTACTGAAACTATTTTGGAGCTAGATCTGAAAGAGGAGGAAGACTCTAACTACTCGATAACAGCACTTACTCAGGGTAGTTCAGGTATAAATCTTGATTTAACGACTTCTTCTTCTTTGGCTGAGTTTCAACATTTGACAAATGAACCTACTCTTTACACGCTAAAGGATGAGCTTAGCTGGTCAGACGTAGATACACAAAGTCATAAGGACACTACACCCATTCTTGAAATTCAACCCACAGTCGATTCTCAGCCTTCTTCTGACTCTGAAGCTCCTATCAATTCTGAGAAGGATTCTGAGAAGGATAAGGATAAAGAAGAAACAGAAGGAGAAAAACAAGAGCCTCCCAAAGAGCCTTCTTCTAATAAGGAAGTTTCAGAAGATACAAATAGCAATACGCAGCCTCACCAAGACGCAAAGATAATAAAAGAGACTCCAAAGCCTGTTGATAGCAATGCTGCTGCAAAAAATCTTTTTACAGATGTGTCGCAAGGATTGGCTTTTTGTTACAAAAATAAAGCGGTATCTATTGACCAGCCTCAACAATCTTCTGGCCCTGGCATTATGTTTTCAGGTATTGGTCCTAAGGCAGCTTTAATTTTCAAAAATCTTAAAGCTTCTAAAGCAGGCGCAGCGATTTATTCTGATGCGGATGTTATTTTTAAAAATCTTACTAATGGCTTGTGTTTCAATATGTGCGAATCTTTAGAACATGCTGGAGCAGTCGCTGGGCAGAATATCATGTTGAAGAAATGTGGAAATATAGTTTTCACTGCGTGTAAAAGTGATTCAACTCTTGTTCCTCTAAATACTCTTACAGATTTTATGCAAGGTGGTGGAGCTTTGAATGCTTGTGGGAATGCTGAAGGAACATCTACCATTTCTGATGGCAAGCTTTTAATGATAGGAAATGTGGGTTCTATTTTAATGGAATCCAATAGTGCACGAAATGCAAATGGTGGAGCGATTGCTTGTAGAGAATTTATTTGCGATAGTAATGAAGGTGTAGTTACCTGGGAAGGTAATCGTGCCTTATCTGGAGGAGCTATATCTTCAGAAGGTAATATAAAATTTCTCAGAAACGTTGGTTCTTTGAAATTGTCTGGAAACGAGGCGATAGTTGAGGTAAAAGAAATAGCTACCGATTTTCTTGGAGGAGGAGCTTGTGCAGCAAAACAAGCTGTTCTATTGAAAAATAATGCTGATATTCATTGTGTTAACAATACATCCAAAAGTTATGGCGGTGCTATTCTAGCTAACGAGATTGTATTATCTGAAACTGTCAATGAGGCAGTATTTAAGCATAATACGGCGGCATTGTTTGGCGGTGCCTTCAGTGTGAAAAATAAAGCTCAAATTGGCAGTAATTTTGGCAGTGTTGTGTTTGAGGATAATCAGACACATAAACGAGGAGGGGCTATTTATTGTGGAATTGTACCTCAATCCGAAAAAGCCAAACAAGAATCTATTGCTACAGGTTCAGCGAACATTGAAATCTGTGATAATACAGGTGCGATAACTTTCCTTAATAACCAGGCAGCTTTTTCACTTGAATTAATGACGACTGTAGAAAGTTATGCAGGTGGTGGAGGTCTATGGACAGATAATGTTCTTTTGGCTCGTAATAGTGGGGAAATTACTTTTACTGAAAACATAGGGGGTAGCGATACTTGGGTAGGAGAATTTGTTGGTGGCGGTGCAATTTTTGTCACCAATAAGGTGATAATTTCAAATAATAATGGAGATATTTCTTTTATAAGAAATTGCGGTCAAGCCCTTGCCCGAGAACTTCCTCCAGCACCTAAAATTATTCCAAATCCAGAAGATGTTTCAGTCGCACCAGATAATCATCAACTGAATCCAAAGGATGGCGAGGCTTCTCATGATAATGTATCACCTGAAAATGTGGCTTCTTTATTATTTCTTCGGGATTCTAGAGGCCCTTTTTACATTCATGCTGTTGCTGAAGAAGAGGCTCCCCAAGTGGAGCCTGAAGTTATACAAACAGAACTATCTTCTTTATTAGATATCCGAGGCGGGGGAGCAATCCTCGGTCACCAAATCGATATCACGCACAATGAAGGTACTCTTTTATTTTCTAAAAATATAGGGGGAGGCGCGAAACTCTCTATACCCAATGTAACGGCAGTTGTCGGAGGAGGAGCTCTTCTTGCTGTTGATGGGGTTAAAATACAGAATAATCGGGCTATTATTTTTAAGGATAATGTGACCCCAGGTATTGAAGATTCAGGAGGTGCGATTTTAGCAAAAGATGTGTATATTGAAGGCAATGCTGTGGTGGAATTTGCCTCCAATGGATCAAGTTGTTTGGGTGGTGCAATTTGCGCTATGAACAATGCAGTAAATATTGTAAAAAATCATTTTTCTATTGTCTTCTCAAACAATAAAACCCAATATGGTGGAGGAGCTATAGCGGCTCCCAAAGGTGCTGTTCTTATCTCTGAAAATACAGGGAAAATTGAATTTAAAGACAACATACTTTTTGGCGATGTGTTGCAAGACAGTCAGATTGGTTCTCAAAGAAAACGTTATGGAGGGGGAGCTGTTTTTGCCAAAACTGCTGTAGATATCAAGAATAA is a window encoding:
- a CDS encoding Rne/Rng family ribonuclease, which encodes MENDILLNIESKEIRYAHLKNGQLFDLIIERKKIRQLKGNIYRGRVTNILRNIQSAFINIDERENGFIHISDILENSKKFEQMFDMDFDIPIDEIHQETAPIEELLKLDSPVLVQVVKEPIGNKGARLTSNISIPGRYLVLLPNSPHRGVSRKIEDPSMREQLKQLIRSFEMPQDMGLICRTASTLASTDALINEAHDLLLTWKSILEKFYSTDQPCLLYAETDILKKAVITCIDKNYKRLLIDDYATYQKCKRMLKKYAPDTSVKIEYYRDSIPMFERFNIEKEIDKATKRKIWLSSGGYLFFDKTEAMYTIDVNSGRSTQIESGVEETLVQINLEATEEIARQLRLRNVGGLVIIDFIDMKSRKSQRRVLERLKEHMKYDAARCTVLSMSEFGLVEMTRQRNRESLMQTLFTTCPYCSGNAIIKTPESTIIEIERDLKKVINHKEHLHLYLVVHPEIANYMKLEGNDDELIHLAKQLKAKLQIDTVDSLHLNRYQFFSLITGESIDL
- the rpmF gene encoding 50S ribosomal protein L32, producing MAVPRNRHSNARKNIRRNHHAKKTRNGAICNNCKQMFLPHTVCASCGFYNGKVVMTMERN
- the plsX gene encoding phosphate acyltransferase PlsX — encoded protein: MKVRIGLDLMGGDHSPLVVWEVLVDVLRSQAPNQELVFTAFASQDVQEEIAERFPMNEFPKIVAASSFVSMEDSPLAAIRKKSSSMALGLDYLQMDEIDAFISTGNTGALITLARAKIPLFPTILRPALLVSVPTMVGEVVILDVGANISVKPEEMIDFARMGIAYRHCLGRTGQITIGLLNIGSEERKGTEAHRQIFHMLRETFGDAFLGNIESSSVFRGHADVIVTDGFTGNIFLKTVEGVFDFLRHILGDKIETDIQHQLDYTFYPGSMVCGLSKLVIKCHGKACGQSLFHGILGSIDLAQARVCKGIFANLT
- a CDS encoding autotransporter domain-containing protein; protein product: MVAKKIVRFHKSSFSYSVVVAILASAGIAVHGYRACGSETSLDLLVEHPSLSSEEPSLVTETILELDLKEEEDSNYSITALTQGSSGINLDLTTSSSLAEFQHLTNEPTLYTLKDELSWSDVDTQSHKDTTPILEIQPTVDSQPSSDSEAPINSEKDSEKDKDKEETEGEKQEPPKEPSSNKEVSEDTNSNTQPHQDAKIIKETPKPVDSNAAAKNLFTDVSQGLAFCYKNKAVSIDQPQQSSGPGIMFSGIGPKAALIFKNLKASKAGAAIYSDADVIFKNLTNGLCFNMCESLEHAGAVAGQNIMLKKCGNIVFTACKSDSTLVPLNTLTDFMQGGGALNACGNAEGTSTISDGKLLMIGNVGSILMESNSARNANGGAIACREFICDSNEGVVTWEGNRALSGGAISSEGNIKFLRNVGSLKLSGNEAIVEVKEIATDFLGGGACAAKQAVLLKNNADIHCVNNTSKSYGGAILANEIVLSETVNEAVFKHNTAALFGGAFSVKNKAQIGSNFGSVVFEDNQTHKRGGAIYCGIVPQSEKAKQESIATGSANIEICDNTGAITFLNNQAAFSLELMTTVESYAGGGGLWTDNVLLARNSGEITFTENIGGSDTWVGEFVGGGAIFVTNKVIISNNNGDISFIRNCGQALARELPPAPKIIPNPEDVSVAPDNHQLNPKDGEASHDNVSPENVASLLFLRDSRGPFYIHAVAEEEAPQVEPEVIQTELSSLLDIRGGGAILGHQIDITHNEGTLLFSKNIGGGAKLSIPNVTAVVGGGALLAVDGVKIQNNRAIIFKDNVTPGIEDSGGAILAKDVYIEGNAVVEFASNGSSCLGGAICAMNNAVNIVKNHFSIVFSNNKTQYGGGAIAAPKGAVLISENTGKIEFKDNILFGDVLQDSQIGSQRKRYGGGAVFAKTAVDIKNNINDLIFIGNRSNAFGGAIFVGSLDDNNEEASLTMTGNRGDVFFVGNSTLLSNFEQGNHCGGGAIYTQNLKIAQNDGIVVFYNNKASRGAAIGIAEKGVVILEAFGGDVIFEGNTNFDGNSDAIYLFGKNSKISELSAATGTNLIFRDAIDCENLHIRDIVSGESNPLDNPSLIFNVKPIGKDSLHHEGAVKFARAISKIPQIAVIQEGTLALSEGAQLWLGGIKQEAGSVLLLSAGTVLRIFENVVEPILTEPTTVNNSETSLESPEHDTRVEGVSSRYALSTNASTDVTDVAAKPLSLVDISSVIVDLSSFVPGPDASLPSAPEIVVPKGIIVGSGNIELKLADSTNIGYENHALLSTEKEISLLTFKTADSITATPVVDPTLSDIKIDVALPSVTESTYGHTGVWSEAQVKDGKLVIGWQPTGYRLNPEKHGDLVLNTLWSHFVDLQALKQEQFSHHIISQRMELDFSTNIWGSVLGVFSNCASISNIDGFTHRAGGYAMGLDTQLVEDFLLGGCFAQFLGKTESKIYTAHSEQKKCYLGSVYAGILTGPWLFKGTVIYGNLNNDLTTTYSTLGSSTASWVEQGCVADIRVDYRYIVNPRRFMSAIISTVVPFIEVEYIRIDLPKIHETGKEVRTFQKTRLENVGIPIGMVLEHGYSRGLRSEVNGLSIAYIFDVYRKDPKSMITLPEASYSWEGKGMDVSRKAVKAQFSNDTEWNSYLSTHLGFNYEWREHLITYDVNGGIRLIF